Proteins co-encoded in one Arachis hypogaea cultivar Tifrunner chromosome 11, arahy.Tifrunner.gnm2.J5K5, whole genome shotgun sequence genomic window:
- the LOC140176127 gene encoding uncharacterized protein: MNLEGVGDEVRCRAFPVTLAGPMIRWFNALSQGSITAFADISRVFLAQFTTHITKAKHPINLLGITQKTGEPNQKYLDRFNDECLEIDGLTDSVASLCLTNGLLNANFRKYLTTKLVWTMQEIQNVAREYINNEEVS; this comes from the coding sequence ATGAACCTGGAAGGGGTGGGCGATGAAGTGAGGTGTCGCGCTTTCCCTGTAACCTTAGCTGGGCCGATGATTCGTTGGTTCAATGCCCTCTCTCAGGGCTCCATAACCGCCTTTGCCGACATCAGTCGCGTTTTCTTGGCTCAGTTCACCACGCACATCACTAAAGCGAAACACCCGATCAATCTACTAGGAATAACACAAAAAACCGGTGAGCCAAATCAGAAGTACCTGGACAGATTCAACGACGAGTGTTTAGAAATTGACGGCCTAACTGATTCGGTGGCCAGCTTGTGTTTGACCAACGGGTTATTGAACGCGAATTTCAGGAAATATCTTACCACCAAGCTCGTTTGGACAATGCAGGAGATTCAGAACGTAGCCAGAGAGTACATCAATAATGAAGAAGTAAGCTAA